From a region of the Monodelphis domestica isolate mMonDom1 chromosome 8, mMonDom1.pri, whole genome shotgun sequence genome:
- the LOC130455806 gene encoding WW domain-binding protein 2-like: MTDDPVELSFSDMDHMTDPFKGTKKDSLYLTPYRVIFLSKGRDSMQSFMIPFYLMKDYEIKQPVFGANYIRGTVKAEAGGGWEGSAVYKLTFAAGGAIEFRQRMLQVTSQASRGKVPNGAYGYSYMPNGAYAFPMPAANGMYPNPPSYPYASPPPEFYPGPPMMDGAIGYIQPPPPPYPGPMESPVAGGPDVPSTPAAEAKAAEAAASAYYNPVNPHNVYMPTNQHPPPPYYPPEDKKTQEMQLQSPHHSPGPLFPQS; this comes from the coding sequence ATGACCGATGATCCTGTGGAGCTCTCCTTCAGTGACATGGATCATATGACAGATCCCTTCAAAGGAACCAAGAAAGACAGCCTCTATTTAACTCCTTACAGAGTCATTTTTCTGTCCAAGGGGAGAGATTCCATGCAGTCATTCATGATTCCATTTTACCTAATGAAGGACTATGAGATCAAGCAGCCTGTGTTTGGTGCAAATTACATCAGGGGAACAGTGAAGGCAGAAGCAGGAGGTGGCTGGGAAGGATCAGCTGTTTACAAATTGACCTTTGCAGCAGGAGGTGCCATTGAGTTTAGACAGCGAATGCTACAGGTCACCTCCCAAGCTTCCAGAGGCAAAGTCCCTAATGGAGCTTACGGATACTCTTACATGCCCAATGGAGCCTATGCTTTTCCCATGCCAGCTGCCAATGGAATGTACCCAAACCCTCCAAGCTATCCCTATGCTTCACCTCCACCTGAGTTTTATCCAGGACCTCCTATGATGGATGGAGCTATAGGGTACATACAGCCCCCACCACCTCCATATCCTGGGCCCATGGAGTCACCTGTTGCAGGTGGCCCTGATGTACCATCTACTCCTGCAGCTGAAGCAAAAGCTGCTGAAGCTGCTGCCAGCGCCTACTATAATCCTGTCAATCCCCATAATGTCTACATGCCCACGAACCAGCACCCACCACCTCCATACTACCCCCCAGAGGACAAGAAGACCCAGGAGATGCAGCTACAGTCTCCTCATCACTCACCTGGTCCCTTATTCCCCCAGAGCTGA